The window TCATGATGAACGGCCACCACGTGTACAGGTAGGGACGCACCAGCGGATTGGCTTCCAGGAAGGTGCCGCGGCTGAGGCCCAGGTAGGTGAACACCAGGTCCAGCTCGTTGGCGATGACCAGGACAGCGTACCACCGCCACAGCTCGCCGTCGGGCCGTCGCTTGCCCACGCGTCTCCTTCCAGGGGGGCTGGCTCCTGATTCTACGCCCGGACGACGCTTCCTCTCCCGCTCTGCCGCCGTGGTGAAGCCGCTCGGCGCGATCAAGGAGGTCAAGACGACGCTGGGAGGCCAGCGCCAGGAGTTCGCCTGCGCCCTGCTCGACCGGTCCCCCTCCCACGTCGTGGTCTACTACCCCGTCGGCACCCGGCGCCGGGTGGGGAGTCTGCTCCTGCCCAGGGGGACGCAGAGCTTCGGTTATTTCTGGCGGGATCGGCCCTATACCGTCTACCACTGGCTGACGCCGGAAGGCCGGACGCTGGGGTTCTATGTCAACCTGGCCGACCAGGTTGAGTTCCGCCCAGGAGAAGTGCGCTGGCGGGATCTGGCCGTGGACCTCCTCTTCAATGCCGACGGCAGCCGCGTCCAGGTCCTGGACGAGGAGGAGACGGCCGGCCTTCCACCCGACCTGCGGGCAAAGATCGACGCCCTGCGCAACCATGTGCTGACCCACCGCGACGACCTCCTCGCCGAGGTGCGGGGAGCCACCGAGCACCTCCGGCGGCGCGGCCGACGGGGAGGCGCCCTTCGGGGGCGGCAGTGATGCCGTGCGGTCCCGGGGAGGAGAGAGGAATCGGCCGTTCGGGGGCGAAGACGCAGAACTGAGTTTTCGCCCAACTCACCAGCCGACGGGCACGCGCATCGGACTACGGATCGTTCCTGGGGCGAAACGATGCAGGTCTTGCTGGACCGGTCTCTATTTCCGGAGCGGCCCCGCCGCTTTGCCTCCCGAGCTTCTCCCGCCGGCCTGATGACGCGCCCGTTGTGCATCGCCATGTGCAGCGAATCGTACCTCCCCCGCACCAGCGGGGTGGTCCACTCCCTGGCCGCGCTGTCCCGGGCGCTGCGCGACCGAGGGCACCGGGTCGTCATCGCCGCCCCGCGCTATCCCGGCCACACCGACGAGGATCCGGACGTCATCCGCTTTCCCTCCCTGCGGCCCCCGCATCAGCCCGACTTCCCGCTGGCGCTGCCCTACGCGCCGACGGCGTGGCGACGGCTGGACGCGGTCGGGCCCGAGCTGGTGCACACCCACGGCCCGTTCGTCATGGGCGCGGTCGCCCTGCGCTTGGCCCGGCGGCGACGGCTGCCCCTGGTCTTTACCCACCACACCCTGTACGACGAGTACGTGCACTATGCGCCGCTGCTGAGCCGCCGCGTGAGCGCCCCCGCCGTGCGGAGGTTCGTCACGGCCTACGCCAACCGCTGCGCCTGCGTCGTCGCACCCACACGGGCCGTGGCGCAGAGGCTGCGGGAGCAGGGCGTGCGTGCGCGCATCGCGGTGATCCCCACGGGGACGATTGACCTGCAGATCTTCGCCGGTCTCGACCGCGACGGTGTGCGCGGCGCCTACGGGATCCCGCAGGACATCCCCCTGGTGGTCACGGCGAGCCGCCTCGGTCGGGAGAAGAGTGTGTCGCTGGTGCTGGAGGCCTTCGCCCGCATCGCCGCGCGGCGGCCGGGAATGCTGCTGGTCGTCGGCGGCGGGCCCGAAGAGAAGCGCCTGCGGGCCCAGGCGGCCGACCTCGGACTGCGGGAGCGTGTGGTCTTTGCCGGCGCCCTGCCGCACCGGCGGGCGCTGGCCGCCATCGCCGCCGGAGATCTCTTTCTGTACGCCTCCCAGACCGAGACCCAGGGGATCGTGGTCGTGGAGGCGATGGCCGCGGGAGTGCCGGTGGTGGCCGTCGATGCGGCGGGGGTGTCGGAGGCGGTCGCGGACGGTCAGACCGGCC is drawn from Armatimonadota bacterium and contains these coding sequences:
- a CDS encoding DUF5658 family protein, with the protein product MGKRRPDGELWRWYAVLVIANELDLVFTYLGLSRGTFLEANPLVRPYLYTWWPFIMKLGPLAGLALAIAVVVRRGQRLHPRTLTAVRLAAVIYAGIVLLHIVTWLHTG
- a CDS encoding DUF402 domain-containing protein gives rise to the protein MKPLGAIKEVKTTLGGQRQEFACALLDRSPSHVVVYYPVGTRRRVGSLLLPRGTQSFGYFWRDRPYTVYHWLTPEGRTLGFYVNLADQVEFRPGEVRWRDLAVDLLFNADGSRVQVLDEEETAGLPPDLRAKIDALRNHVLTHRDDLLAEVRGATEHLRRRGRRGGALRGRQ
- a CDS encoding glycosyltransferase gives rise to the protein MCIAMCSESYLPRTSGVVHSLAALSRALRDRGHRVVIAAPRYPGHTDEDPDVIRFPSLRPPHQPDFPLALPYAPTAWRRLDAVGPELVHTHGPFVMGAVALRLARRRRLPLVFTHHTLYDEYVHYAPLLSRRVSAPAVRRFVTAYANRCACVVAPTRAVAQRLREQGVRARIAVIPTGTIDLQIFAGLDRDGVRGAYGIPQDIPLVVTASRLGREKSVSLVLEAFARIAARRPGMLLVVGGGPEEKRLRAQAADLGLRERVVFAGALPHRRALAAIAAGDLFLYASQTETQGIVVVEAMAAGVPVVAVDAAGVSEAVADGQTGLLAPAEAEALAARALALLDDPARRRAMGAAAREAARAYALDAVTDRMEALYASLLERGA